From a single Syngnathus scovelli strain Florida chromosome 2, RoL_Ssco_1.2, whole genome shotgun sequence genomic region:
- the csde1 gene encoding cold shock domain-containing protein E1 isoform X2: protein MGSPWKGFVEFTMPASPPTTFVSADLSSTSPVGLSLSPYGRSHRQAQATMSEMERATSEPPVARSTGPSTSSTAPMSIPRSSSVSCRPHSGSRKHKRTPLYQRSMSFDPGMLHNNGHTAYANGTGPGIREMGVIEKLLTSYGFIQCSERQARLFFHCSQYCGNLEDLKIGDNVEFEVSSDRRTGKPIAVKLLKIKPEVLPEERISGQVVSSIPATLDGKSAPGQVPTGSVCYERNGEVFYLTYTTDDVEGNTHLDTGDKVSFYMETNKHSGAVSARNIQLVTKKQMRCQGVVCATKEAFGFIERADVVKEIFFHYSEFKGDLEALQAGDDVEFTIKDRNGKEVATEVRLLPQGTVIFEDISIEQFEGTVSKVIPKVPTKNQNDPLPGRISARVGFSDKEMPFGEKDTKSKVTLLEGDHVQFNISTDRRDKLERATNIDILPDSFDVTKETREMGVIAAIRDGFGFIKCVDRDARMFFHFSEVLEESQLHISDEVEFTVVPDMLSAQRNHAVRIKKLPKGTVSFHTQSEQRFMGVVQKEVVLATAKNASPSKGKEKEPEDGIIAYEDCGVKLTVAYHTKDLEGGYRPQVGDKVEFSINEVKRSGQQSAVSIRVVNRSASGGKRLLGFIATLKDNFGFIETANHDQEIFFHYSEMCGDLDDLELGDTVEYTLSKGKGNKVSAEKVTKVTAVNGIGDDVDTTVLVGKVIRPIRSVDPSQTEYQGLIEVIEEGGGKGQTYPFGIMGMANKVTCLQKGEQVKFQVCTISQTGQKMACNVVPPRRALVECVKDQFGFITYEVGESKKLFFHVKEVQDNLELQTGDEVEFSVVFNQRTGKCSACNVRRVSEGPKPVATPRPDRLVNRLKSITLDDASAPRLIIVRQPRGPDNSKGFNVERMTRQPGVID, encoded by the exons ATGGGCAGCCCCTGGAAAGGCTTTGTTGAATTTACCATGCCCGCGTCGCCACCCACCACGTTTGTTAGCGCTGACCTGAGCAGCACCTCCCCTGTCGGACTCAGCCTGTCGCCATATGGCCGATCC CATAGGCAAGCTCAAGCCACAATGTCAGAAATGGAAAGGGCTACTTCTGAGCCCCCAGTGGCTCGCAGCACTGGCCCATCCACCTCCTCTACCGCTCCCATGTCTATTCCCCGCTCCTCGTCGGTTTCTTGCCGTCCCCACTCGGGAAGTAGAAAACACAAGCGGACACCTTTGTACCAGAGATCA ATGAGTTTTGACCCAGGCATGCTCCATAACAATGGACACACTGCATACGCCAATGGAACAGGTCCTGGCATTAGAGAGATGGGGGTGATAGAGAAGCTTTTGACTTCGTATGGCTTCATCCAGTGTTCTGAACGTCAGGCTCGTCTTTTTTTCCACTGTTCTCAGTACTGTGGCAACTTGGAGGACCTCAAAATAGGAG ATAATGTTGAGTTTGAGGTGTCCTCTGACAGGCGCACTGGCAAGCCCATAGCAGTGAAGCTGCTTAAGATTAAGCCAGAGGTGCTGccagaggagcgcatttcaggccag GTTGTCTCCTCAATTCCTGCAACTTTAGATGGGAAGTCTGCTCCTGGCCAGGTGCCCACTGGAAGTGTTTGTTATGAAAGAAATGGG GAAGTTTTTTACCTTACCTACACTACTGACGATGTGGAGGGCAATACCCACTTGGACACTGGCGACAAAGTTAGCTTTTATATGGAGACCAACAAGCA CTCTGGTGCGGTCAGTGCTCGTAATATCCAACTGGTGACGAAAAAGCAAATGCGCTGCCAAggtgtggtgtgtgccacaaag GAGGCCTTTGGGTTTATCGAGAGGGCTGATGTCGTGAAGGAAATTTTTTTTCACTACAGCGAGTTTAAGGGTGATCTTGAGGCTCTGCAGGCGGGAGATGATGTTGAGTTCACAATCAAAGACCGTAAT GGTAAGGAGGTTGCCACAGAAGTGAGACTTCTCCCTCAAGGAACAGTCATCTTTGAGGATATCAGCATTGAACAGTTTGAAGGAACAGTCAGCAAGGTCATCCCGAAGGTTCCCACCAAAAACCAG AATGACCCTCTCCCAGGTCGTATCAGTGCTCGGGTTGGATTCAGTGACAAAGAAATGCCATTTGGTGAAAAGGACACCAAGTCAAAGGTGACTCTTTTGGAGGGCGATCACGTTCAATTCAACATTTCCACTGACCGCAGAGACAAGCTGGAGCGGGCCACCAACATCGATATACTCCCAGACTCCTTTGATGTCACTAAAGAGACCCGTGAAATG GGCGTGATTGCTGCTATACGTGACGGTTTTGGGTTTATCAAGTGTGTGGATCGTGACGCTCGGATGTTCTTCCACTTCAGTGAAGTTCTGGAAGAGAGCCAGCTGCATATCTCTGATGAAGTGGAGTTTACTGTTGTGCCT GATATGCTCTCTGCTCAGAGGAACCATGCCGTACGCATCAAGAAGCTGCCGAAGGGCACGGTGTCCTTTCATACACAGTCTGAGCAGCGCTTTATGGGTGTGGTGCAGAAAGAAGTTGTGTTAGCCACTGCTAAAAATGCCAGTCCCAGCAAGGGCAAAGAAAAG GAACCCGAGGACGGGATCATCGCGTATGAAGATTGCGGAGTGAAACTTACTGTGGCATACCATACAAAAGACTTGGAGGGAGGATATCGCCCACAGGTTGGCGACAAG GTAGAGTTCTCTATCAACGAAGTGAAAAGAAGCGGCCAGCAGAGTGCAGTTTCCATCAGGGTGGTGAACCGTAGTGCCAGTGGTGGCAAGAGACTGCTCGGCTTTATCGCCACACTCAAGGATAACTTTGGCTTCATTGAGACTGCAAATCATGACCAGGAGATCTTCTTTCACTACAG TGAAATGTGTGGGGACTTGGATGATTTGGAGTTGGGCGACACGGTGGAGTATACTCTCTCCAAGggaaaagggaataaagtcagtGCTGAAAAGGTCACCAAAGTGACTGCTG TGAATGGCATTGGGGATGATGTTGATACGACGGTGTTGGTGGGGAAAGTCATCCGTCCAATACGCAGTGTGGACCCCTCTCAGACAGAATATCAAGGGCTTATTGAGGTCATAGAGGAAG GGGGAGGTAAAGGCCAGACCTATCCCTTTGGGATTATGGGTATGGCTAACAAGGTTACCTGTCTGCAAAAGGGAGAGCAGGTGAAATTCCAGGTTTGCACAATATCCCAGACTGGACAGAAGATGGCCTGCAATGTAGTGCCTCCGCGTAGAGCCTTGGTGGAGTGTGTCAAGGACCAG TTTGGTTTCATCACATACGAAGTTGGTGAGAGCAAGAAGCTTTTCTTCCACGTCAAAGAAGTCCAGGATAACTTGGAGCTCCAGACCGGGGATGAAGTGGAGTTCTCGGTAGTCTTCAATCAACGCACAGGGAAATGTAGTGCCTGCAACGTGCGCCGAGTCAG CGAGGGGCCAAAACCTGTGGCGACACCACGTCCTGACCGTCTGGTCAACAGACTGAAGAGCATCACTCTGGACGACGCCAGCGCCCCTCGTCTCATCATCGTTAGACAGCCGCGTGGTCCCGACAATTCAAAG GGCTTCAATGTGGAGCGCATGACTCGCCAGCCTGGTGTCATTGACTGA
- the csde1 gene encoding cold shock domain-containing protein E1 isoform X3 yields the protein MSEMERATSEPPVARSTGPSTSSTAPMSIPRSSSVSCRPHSGSRKHKRTPLYQRSMSFDPGMLHNNGHTAYANGTGPGIREMGVIEKLLTSYGFIQCSERQARLFFHCSQYCGNLEDLKIGDNVEFEVSSDRRTGKPIAVKLLKIKPEVLPEERISGQVGPDLHAYPFTVLHGYIHPVVSSIPATLDGKSAPGQVPTGSVCYERNGEVFYLTYTTDDVEGNTHLDTGDKVSFYMETNKHSGAVSARNIQLVTKKQMRCQGVVCATKEAFGFIERADVVKEIFFHYSEFKGDLEALQAGDDVEFTIKDRNGKEVATEVRLLPQGTVIFEDISIEQFEGTVSKVIPKVPTKNQNDPLPGRISARVGFSDKEMPFGEKDTKSKVTLLEGDHVQFNISTDRRDKLERATNIDILPDSFDVTKETREMGVIAAIRDGFGFIKCVDRDARMFFHFSEVLEESQLHISDEVEFTVVPDMLSAQRNHAVRIKKLPKGTVSFHTQSEQRFMGVVQKEVVLATAKNASPSKGKEKEPEDGIIAYEDCGVKLTVAYHTKDLEGGYRPQVGDKVEFSINEVKRSGQQSAVSIRVVNRSASGGKRLLGFIATLKDNFGFIETANHDQEIFFHYSEMCGDLDDLELGDTVEYTLSKGKGNKVSAEKVTKVTAVNGIGDDVDTTVLVGKVIRPIRSVDPSQTEYQGLIEVIEEGGGKGQTYPFGIMGMANKVTCLQKGEQVKFQVCTISQTGQKMACNVVPPRRALVECVKDQFGFITYEVGESKKLFFHVKEVQDNLELQTGDEVEFSVVFNQRTGKCSACNVRRVSEGPKPVATPRPDRLVNRLKSITLDDASAPRLIIVRQPRGPDNSKGFNVERMTRQPGVID from the exons ATGTCAGAAATGGAAAGGGCTACTTCTGAGCCCCCAGTGGCTCGCAGCACTGGCCCATCCACCTCCTCTACCGCTCCCATGTCTATTCCCCGCTCCTCGTCGGTTTCTTGCCGTCCCCACTCGGGAAGTAGAAAACACAAGCGGACACCTTTGTACCAGAGATCA ATGAGTTTTGACCCAGGCATGCTCCATAACAATGGACACACTGCATACGCCAATGGAACAGGTCCTGGCATTAGAGAGATGGGGGTGATAGAGAAGCTTTTGACTTCGTATGGCTTCATCCAGTGTTCTGAACGTCAGGCTCGTCTTTTTTTCCACTGTTCTCAGTACTGTGGCAACTTGGAGGACCTCAAAATAGGAG ATAATGTTGAGTTTGAGGTGTCCTCTGACAGGCGCACTGGCAAGCCCATAGCAGTGAAGCTGCTTAAGATTAAGCCAGAGGTGCTGccagaggagcgcatttcaggccaggtggggccAGACCTGCACGCCTATCCCTTTACTGTGCTGCATGGTTATATTCATCCA GTTGTCTCCTCAATTCCTGCAACTTTAGATGGGAAGTCTGCTCCTGGCCAGGTGCCCACTGGAAGTGTTTGTTATGAAAGAAATGGG GAAGTTTTTTACCTTACCTACACTACTGACGATGTGGAGGGCAATACCCACTTGGACACTGGCGACAAAGTTAGCTTTTATATGGAGACCAACAAGCA CTCTGGTGCGGTCAGTGCTCGTAATATCCAACTGGTGACGAAAAAGCAAATGCGCTGCCAAggtgtggtgtgtgccacaaag GAGGCCTTTGGGTTTATCGAGAGGGCTGATGTCGTGAAGGAAATTTTTTTTCACTACAGCGAGTTTAAGGGTGATCTTGAGGCTCTGCAGGCGGGAGATGATGTTGAGTTCACAATCAAAGACCGTAAT GGTAAGGAGGTTGCCACAGAAGTGAGACTTCTCCCTCAAGGAACAGTCATCTTTGAGGATATCAGCATTGAACAGTTTGAAGGAACAGTCAGCAAGGTCATCCCGAAGGTTCCCACCAAAAACCAG AATGACCCTCTCCCAGGTCGTATCAGTGCTCGGGTTGGATTCAGTGACAAAGAAATGCCATTTGGTGAAAAGGACACCAAGTCAAAGGTGACTCTTTTGGAGGGCGATCACGTTCAATTCAACATTTCCACTGACCGCAGAGACAAGCTGGAGCGGGCCACCAACATCGATATACTCCCAGACTCCTTTGATGTCACTAAAGAGACCCGTGAAATG GGCGTGATTGCTGCTATACGTGACGGTTTTGGGTTTATCAAGTGTGTGGATCGTGACGCTCGGATGTTCTTCCACTTCAGTGAAGTTCTGGAAGAGAGCCAGCTGCATATCTCTGATGAAGTGGAGTTTACTGTTGTGCCT GATATGCTCTCTGCTCAGAGGAACCATGCCGTACGCATCAAGAAGCTGCCGAAGGGCACGGTGTCCTTTCATACACAGTCTGAGCAGCGCTTTATGGGTGTGGTGCAGAAAGAAGTTGTGTTAGCCACTGCTAAAAATGCCAGTCCCAGCAAGGGCAAAGAAAAG GAACCCGAGGACGGGATCATCGCGTATGAAGATTGCGGAGTGAAACTTACTGTGGCATACCATACAAAAGACTTGGAGGGAGGATATCGCCCACAGGTTGGCGACAAG GTAGAGTTCTCTATCAACGAAGTGAAAAGAAGCGGCCAGCAGAGTGCAGTTTCCATCAGGGTGGTGAACCGTAGTGCCAGTGGTGGCAAGAGACTGCTCGGCTTTATCGCCACACTCAAGGATAACTTTGGCTTCATTGAGACTGCAAATCATGACCAGGAGATCTTCTTTCACTACAG TGAAATGTGTGGGGACTTGGATGATTTGGAGTTGGGCGACACGGTGGAGTATACTCTCTCCAAGggaaaagggaataaagtcagtGCTGAAAAGGTCACCAAAGTGACTGCTG TGAATGGCATTGGGGATGATGTTGATACGACGGTGTTGGTGGGGAAAGTCATCCGTCCAATACGCAGTGTGGACCCCTCTCAGACAGAATATCAAGGGCTTATTGAGGTCATAGAGGAAG GGGGAGGTAAAGGCCAGACCTATCCCTTTGGGATTATGGGTATGGCTAACAAGGTTACCTGTCTGCAAAAGGGAGAGCAGGTGAAATTCCAGGTTTGCACAATATCCCAGACTGGACAGAAGATGGCCTGCAATGTAGTGCCTCCGCGTAGAGCCTTGGTGGAGTGTGTCAAGGACCAG TTTGGTTTCATCACATACGAAGTTGGTGAGAGCAAGAAGCTTTTCTTCCACGTCAAAGAAGTCCAGGATAACTTGGAGCTCCAGACCGGGGATGAAGTGGAGTTCTCGGTAGTCTTCAATCAACGCACAGGGAAATGTAGTGCCTGCAACGTGCGCCGAGTCAG CGAGGGGCCAAAACCTGTGGCGACACCACGTCCTGACCGTCTGGTCAACAGACTGAAGAGCATCACTCTGGACGACGCCAGCGCCCCTCGTCTCATCATCGTTAGACAGCCGCGTGGTCCCGACAATTCAAAG GGCTTCAATGTGGAGCGCATGACTCGCCAGCCTGGTGTCATTGACTGA
- the csde1 gene encoding cold shock domain-containing protein E1 isoform X1, giving the protein MGSPWKGFVEFTMPASPPTTFVSADLSSTSPVGLSLSPYGRSHRQAQATMSEMERATSEPPVARSTGPSTSSTAPMSIPRSSSVSCRPHSGSRKHKRTPLYQRSMSFDPGMLHNNGHTAYANGTGPGIREMGVIEKLLTSYGFIQCSERQARLFFHCSQYCGNLEDLKIGDNVEFEVSSDRRTGKPIAVKLLKIKPEVLPEERISGQVGPDLHAYPFTVLHGYIHPVVSSIPATLDGKSAPGQVPTGSVCYERNGEVFYLTYTTDDVEGNTHLDTGDKVSFYMETNKHSGAVSARNIQLVTKKQMRCQGVVCATKEAFGFIERADVVKEIFFHYSEFKGDLEALQAGDDVEFTIKDRNGKEVATEVRLLPQGTVIFEDISIEQFEGTVSKVIPKVPTKNQNDPLPGRISARVGFSDKEMPFGEKDTKSKVTLLEGDHVQFNISTDRRDKLERATNIDILPDSFDVTKETREMGVIAAIRDGFGFIKCVDRDARMFFHFSEVLEESQLHISDEVEFTVVPDMLSAQRNHAVRIKKLPKGTVSFHTQSEQRFMGVVQKEVVLATAKNASPSKGKEKEPEDGIIAYEDCGVKLTVAYHTKDLEGGYRPQVGDKVEFSINEVKRSGQQSAVSIRVVNRSASGGKRLLGFIATLKDNFGFIETANHDQEIFFHYSEMCGDLDDLELGDTVEYTLSKGKGNKVSAEKVTKVTAVNGIGDDVDTTVLVGKVIRPIRSVDPSQTEYQGLIEVIEEGGGKGQTYPFGIMGMANKVTCLQKGEQVKFQVCTISQTGQKMACNVVPPRRALVECVKDQFGFITYEVGESKKLFFHVKEVQDNLELQTGDEVEFSVVFNQRTGKCSACNVRRVSEGPKPVATPRPDRLVNRLKSITLDDASAPRLIIVRQPRGPDNSKGFNVERMTRQPGVID; this is encoded by the exons ATGGGCAGCCCCTGGAAAGGCTTTGTTGAATTTACCATGCCCGCGTCGCCACCCACCACGTTTGTTAGCGCTGACCTGAGCAGCACCTCCCCTGTCGGACTCAGCCTGTCGCCATATGGCCGATCC CATAGGCAAGCTCAAGCCACAATGTCAGAAATGGAAAGGGCTACTTCTGAGCCCCCAGTGGCTCGCAGCACTGGCCCATCCACCTCCTCTACCGCTCCCATGTCTATTCCCCGCTCCTCGTCGGTTTCTTGCCGTCCCCACTCGGGAAGTAGAAAACACAAGCGGACACCTTTGTACCAGAGATCA ATGAGTTTTGACCCAGGCATGCTCCATAACAATGGACACACTGCATACGCCAATGGAACAGGTCCTGGCATTAGAGAGATGGGGGTGATAGAGAAGCTTTTGACTTCGTATGGCTTCATCCAGTGTTCTGAACGTCAGGCTCGTCTTTTTTTCCACTGTTCTCAGTACTGTGGCAACTTGGAGGACCTCAAAATAGGAG ATAATGTTGAGTTTGAGGTGTCCTCTGACAGGCGCACTGGCAAGCCCATAGCAGTGAAGCTGCTTAAGATTAAGCCAGAGGTGCTGccagaggagcgcatttcaggccaggtggggccAGACCTGCACGCCTATCCCTTTACTGTGCTGCATGGTTATATTCATCCA GTTGTCTCCTCAATTCCTGCAACTTTAGATGGGAAGTCTGCTCCTGGCCAGGTGCCCACTGGAAGTGTTTGTTATGAAAGAAATGGG GAAGTTTTTTACCTTACCTACACTACTGACGATGTGGAGGGCAATACCCACTTGGACACTGGCGACAAAGTTAGCTTTTATATGGAGACCAACAAGCA CTCTGGTGCGGTCAGTGCTCGTAATATCCAACTGGTGACGAAAAAGCAAATGCGCTGCCAAggtgtggtgtgtgccacaaag GAGGCCTTTGGGTTTATCGAGAGGGCTGATGTCGTGAAGGAAATTTTTTTTCACTACAGCGAGTTTAAGGGTGATCTTGAGGCTCTGCAGGCGGGAGATGATGTTGAGTTCACAATCAAAGACCGTAAT GGTAAGGAGGTTGCCACAGAAGTGAGACTTCTCCCTCAAGGAACAGTCATCTTTGAGGATATCAGCATTGAACAGTTTGAAGGAACAGTCAGCAAGGTCATCCCGAAGGTTCCCACCAAAAACCAG AATGACCCTCTCCCAGGTCGTATCAGTGCTCGGGTTGGATTCAGTGACAAAGAAATGCCATTTGGTGAAAAGGACACCAAGTCAAAGGTGACTCTTTTGGAGGGCGATCACGTTCAATTCAACATTTCCACTGACCGCAGAGACAAGCTGGAGCGGGCCACCAACATCGATATACTCCCAGACTCCTTTGATGTCACTAAAGAGACCCGTGAAATG GGCGTGATTGCTGCTATACGTGACGGTTTTGGGTTTATCAAGTGTGTGGATCGTGACGCTCGGATGTTCTTCCACTTCAGTGAAGTTCTGGAAGAGAGCCAGCTGCATATCTCTGATGAAGTGGAGTTTACTGTTGTGCCT GATATGCTCTCTGCTCAGAGGAACCATGCCGTACGCATCAAGAAGCTGCCGAAGGGCACGGTGTCCTTTCATACACAGTCTGAGCAGCGCTTTATGGGTGTGGTGCAGAAAGAAGTTGTGTTAGCCACTGCTAAAAATGCCAGTCCCAGCAAGGGCAAAGAAAAG GAACCCGAGGACGGGATCATCGCGTATGAAGATTGCGGAGTGAAACTTACTGTGGCATACCATACAAAAGACTTGGAGGGAGGATATCGCCCACAGGTTGGCGACAAG GTAGAGTTCTCTATCAACGAAGTGAAAAGAAGCGGCCAGCAGAGTGCAGTTTCCATCAGGGTGGTGAACCGTAGTGCCAGTGGTGGCAAGAGACTGCTCGGCTTTATCGCCACACTCAAGGATAACTTTGGCTTCATTGAGACTGCAAATCATGACCAGGAGATCTTCTTTCACTACAG TGAAATGTGTGGGGACTTGGATGATTTGGAGTTGGGCGACACGGTGGAGTATACTCTCTCCAAGggaaaagggaataaagtcagtGCTGAAAAGGTCACCAAAGTGACTGCTG TGAATGGCATTGGGGATGATGTTGATACGACGGTGTTGGTGGGGAAAGTCATCCGTCCAATACGCAGTGTGGACCCCTCTCAGACAGAATATCAAGGGCTTATTGAGGTCATAGAGGAAG GGGGAGGTAAAGGCCAGACCTATCCCTTTGGGATTATGGGTATGGCTAACAAGGTTACCTGTCTGCAAAAGGGAGAGCAGGTGAAATTCCAGGTTTGCACAATATCCCAGACTGGACAGAAGATGGCCTGCAATGTAGTGCCTCCGCGTAGAGCCTTGGTGGAGTGTGTCAAGGACCAG TTTGGTTTCATCACATACGAAGTTGGTGAGAGCAAGAAGCTTTTCTTCCACGTCAAAGAAGTCCAGGATAACTTGGAGCTCCAGACCGGGGATGAAGTGGAGTTCTCGGTAGTCTTCAATCAACGCACAGGGAAATGTAGTGCCTGCAACGTGCGCCGAGTCAG CGAGGGGCCAAAACCTGTGGCGACACCACGTCCTGACCGTCTGGTCAACAGACTGAAGAGCATCACTCTGGACGACGCCAGCGCCCCTCGTCTCATCATCGTTAGACAGCCGCGTGGTCCCGACAATTCAAAG GGCTTCAATGTGGAGCGCATGACTCGCCAGCCTGGTGTCATTGACTGA
- the csde1 gene encoding cold shock domain-containing protein E1 isoform X5 translates to MSFDPGMLHNNGHTAYANGTGPGIREMGVIEKLLTSYGFIQCSERQARLFFHCSQYCGNLEDLKIGDNVEFEVSSDRRTGKPIAVKLLKIKPEVLPEERISGQVGPDLHAYPFTVLHGYIHPVVSSIPATLDGKSAPGQVPTGSVCYERNGEVFYLTYTTDDVEGNTHLDTGDKVSFYMETNKHSGAVSARNIQLVTKKQMRCQGVVCATKEAFGFIERADVVKEIFFHYSEFKGDLEALQAGDDVEFTIKDRNGKEVATEVRLLPQGTVIFEDISIEQFEGTVSKVIPKVPTKNQNDPLPGRISARVGFSDKEMPFGEKDTKSKVTLLEGDHVQFNISTDRRDKLERATNIDILPDSFDVTKETREMGVIAAIRDGFGFIKCVDRDARMFFHFSEVLEESQLHISDEVEFTVVPDMLSAQRNHAVRIKKLPKGTVSFHTQSEQRFMGVVQKEVVLATAKNASPSKGKEKEPEDGIIAYEDCGVKLTVAYHTKDLEGGYRPQVGDKVEFSINEVKRSGQQSAVSIRVVNRSASGGKRLLGFIATLKDNFGFIETANHDQEIFFHYSEMCGDLDDLELGDTVEYTLSKGKGNKVSAEKVTKVTAVNGIGDDVDTTVLVGKVIRPIRSVDPSQTEYQGLIEVIEEGGGKGQTYPFGIMGMANKVTCLQKGEQVKFQVCTISQTGQKMACNVVPPRRALVECVKDQFGFITYEVGESKKLFFHVKEVQDNLELQTGDEVEFSVVFNQRTGKCSACNVRRVSEGPKPVATPRPDRLVNRLKSITLDDASAPRLIIVRQPRGPDNSKGFNVERMTRQPGVID, encoded by the exons ATGAGTTTTGACCCAGGCATGCTCCATAACAATGGACACACTGCATACGCCAATGGAACAGGTCCTGGCATTAGAGAGATGGGGGTGATAGAGAAGCTTTTGACTTCGTATGGCTTCATCCAGTGTTCTGAACGTCAGGCTCGTCTTTTTTTCCACTGTTCTCAGTACTGTGGCAACTTGGAGGACCTCAAAATAGGAG ATAATGTTGAGTTTGAGGTGTCCTCTGACAGGCGCACTGGCAAGCCCATAGCAGTGAAGCTGCTTAAGATTAAGCCAGAGGTGCTGccagaggagcgcatttcaggccaggtggggccAGACCTGCACGCCTATCCCTTTACTGTGCTGCATGGTTATATTCATCCA GTTGTCTCCTCAATTCCTGCAACTTTAGATGGGAAGTCTGCTCCTGGCCAGGTGCCCACTGGAAGTGTTTGTTATGAAAGAAATGGG GAAGTTTTTTACCTTACCTACACTACTGACGATGTGGAGGGCAATACCCACTTGGACACTGGCGACAAAGTTAGCTTTTATATGGAGACCAACAAGCA CTCTGGTGCGGTCAGTGCTCGTAATATCCAACTGGTGACGAAAAAGCAAATGCGCTGCCAAggtgtggtgtgtgccacaaag GAGGCCTTTGGGTTTATCGAGAGGGCTGATGTCGTGAAGGAAATTTTTTTTCACTACAGCGAGTTTAAGGGTGATCTTGAGGCTCTGCAGGCGGGAGATGATGTTGAGTTCACAATCAAAGACCGTAAT GGTAAGGAGGTTGCCACAGAAGTGAGACTTCTCCCTCAAGGAACAGTCATCTTTGAGGATATCAGCATTGAACAGTTTGAAGGAACAGTCAGCAAGGTCATCCCGAAGGTTCCCACCAAAAACCAG AATGACCCTCTCCCAGGTCGTATCAGTGCTCGGGTTGGATTCAGTGACAAAGAAATGCCATTTGGTGAAAAGGACACCAAGTCAAAGGTGACTCTTTTGGAGGGCGATCACGTTCAATTCAACATTTCCACTGACCGCAGAGACAAGCTGGAGCGGGCCACCAACATCGATATACTCCCAGACTCCTTTGATGTCACTAAAGAGACCCGTGAAATG GGCGTGATTGCTGCTATACGTGACGGTTTTGGGTTTATCAAGTGTGTGGATCGTGACGCTCGGATGTTCTTCCACTTCAGTGAAGTTCTGGAAGAGAGCCAGCTGCATATCTCTGATGAAGTGGAGTTTACTGTTGTGCCT GATATGCTCTCTGCTCAGAGGAACCATGCCGTACGCATCAAGAAGCTGCCGAAGGGCACGGTGTCCTTTCATACACAGTCTGAGCAGCGCTTTATGGGTGTGGTGCAGAAAGAAGTTGTGTTAGCCACTGCTAAAAATGCCAGTCCCAGCAAGGGCAAAGAAAAG GAACCCGAGGACGGGATCATCGCGTATGAAGATTGCGGAGTGAAACTTACTGTGGCATACCATACAAAAGACTTGGAGGGAGGATATCGCCCACAGGTTGGCGACAAG GTAGAGTTCTCTATCAACGAAGTGAAAAGAAGCGGCCAGCAGAGTGCAGTTTCCATCAGGGTGGTGAACCGTAGTGCCAGTGGTGGCAAGAGACTGCTCGGCTTTATCGCCACACTCAAGGATAACTTTGGCTTCATTGAGACTGCAAATCATGACCAGGAGATCTTCTTTCACTACAG TGAAATGTGTGGGGACTTGGATGATTTGGAGTTGGGCGACACGGTGGAGTATACTCTCTCCAAGggaaaagggaataaagtcagtGCTGAAAAGGTCACCAAAGTGACTGCTG TGAATGGCATTGGGGATGATGTTGATACGACGGTGTTGGTGGGGAAAGTCATCCGTCCAATACGCAGTGTGGACCCCTCTCAGACAGAATATCAAGGGCTTATTGAGGTCATAGAGGAAG GGGGAGGTAAAGGCCAGACCTATCCCTTTGGGATTATGGGTATGGCTAACAAGGTTACCTGTCTGCAAAAGGGAGAGCAGGTGAAATTCCAGGTTTGCACAATATCCCAGACTGGACAGAAGATGGCCTGCAATGTAGTGCCTCCGCGTAGAGCCTTGGTGGAGTGTGTCAAGGACCAG TTTGGTTTCATCACATACGAAGTTGGTGAGAGCAAGAAGCTTTTCTTCCACGTCAAAGAAGTCCAGGATAACTTGGAGCTCCAGACCGGGGATGAAGTGGAGTTCTCGGTAGTCTTCAATCAACGCACAGGGAAATGTAGTGCCTGCAACGTGCGCCGAGTCAG CGAGGGGCCAAAACCTGTGGCGACACCACGTCCTGACCGTCTGGTCAACAGACTGAAGAGCATCACTCTGGACGACGCCAGCGCCCCTCGTCTCATCATCGTTAGACAGCCGCGTGGTCCCGACAATTCAAAG GGCTTCAATGTGGAGCGCATGACTCGCCAGCCTGGTGTCATTGACTGA